The nucleotide sequence AGACAATCATTCAAGAGAGACAAGGACGGGCGTGTACATGTCAGCGGTACGTTCTTTATCCGTGACATAGAAAAGCTGCCGAAAACTCTGAATCTGGAGCATTTGATGCAATTGCGTCAGTATCAGGGAATGAATTGGGAAGTCCCATTCCAAACGACTGGCAAACGCTAAATCAAAACGAAAACAAATCCCCCTCCTATGCCAAAAAGAGGGGGATTTCACATGTTATCTGCTTCCAAACCACTCCCACAGCTTCAACACAAACGCTGTAATCCCGGCAGCCATCAAAGGTCCGACGGGAATGCCTCGGAAAAACACAATACCGATGATCGACCCAATCACCAGACCGACAACCATTTGCGGTTCAGACCTCAAGAGGTCAAGTCCTTTCCCATTCATCCAGGTGGCAATCGCTCCACCAGCTAGTGCTGTCAGTCCGACTACCGTCGTGAATAGTGGGGTGACGTCCTTCCACGATATTTTTTCGCTGGCGAATGGAACCAGTACGGAAATCGTCAAGAAAAGCAGGCCTAGCTCCAGCCCACGACGTTCCACCGTCGGGAAAAAACGTTCCAGTGCCGTTAGCTTCAACACCAACAATATACTCGCGGCAGTGGCAATAATCGGTGAACGCCCAATAAGACCGATAACGATCAGGATGACGAGCATCACTTCTCCAGACATCATTGGCATCATAACCCCTGTCCCTGTTCTCCTTTCACATTATGAGACAAGGTGTGGGAGTATGCGTTTCTCCTTGATATAGGGAACGATTTGATACTGATCGACTTGAGCACAGTACCGTATATCGCTTGCCAGATGATGCTGGACGAGCCTTTTTCCTGTTGTTGTGTGGGGTAATAGCTCGCTCAGTTTTCCTGCGTAGTAAAGGTAGCTCGCTTTTAGGACTTCACCCAAATCACAAATTTGGATGCTCGGTAACGATTGTTGTGCCTGGGCAATCATCAAGCCAGCAGCCAGACCGTCTTCCAGAGCGAATTCCGACCGGGTACCTGCACAGTACAGTGTAATATCGAGATGATACGAAAGAGCGTGCCGCATGCATGCAGTGGCATTCAAGAAGCAGCCAATCAAGAGAGCAGAGGCACGTTCTGCTTTTTGGATCGCGCGTGTCCCGTTCGTCGTGGTGAGAATAAGCTGGCTTCCCGTTTTCCCCAGAGCTGCAATTTCGGTTGGTGAGTTGTTGCAGTCGAATTCCGGGATTTTCTTACAGTGACGTTCACCAGCCAAAACACAGTCGCCCGTGCGGAGGGAGTTCGCTTGCCCAATTGTTTCGACCGGGATGACGCTACGAAATCCATTGCCTAATGCGGTGACAATCGTACTGGAGGCACGAAGCACATCGATGACAACGACAACATGATTGCTGATCTGTTCAAAACGAATTTCTTCCACGGTCGGCACCACTTCTATTCGCACGGATAAAACCTCCCTCTGTCCATGAGTAGGGCTGTATCGCCGCGCAATCCTCGTCGTAGCGTCTCCACAGAGAATACATCCGTATAGGCAATATTTCCGAGATTAACGTCGCTGCCAATGGCTTTGATGAAGCAGACCTGTTGATCTTTTTGTGGGGCTTCCCAGATCAAGCGGGAGGCTTTTTCTTTGGCCGCCGCGACAATGTCTAAGACGAAGGAATCGTCAATATTGCCGTCCCCGTCACAAACGCCGACGGTCCCACTCTCTCTCGCTTCCACAATAACGTGACTGGCACCATTGTGCAGGTCGAAGCTAAGCGTCTCCAGTAATTCTTCTCGACAAGTGCGATAATCGGCAGCTTTTTTCCCGACTTCCGTGTAGACCACCAGATCATTGTCTAACGCGTAATTGATGGCTTCCTGACGTTGTGCGAAGGATAAAGGGAACGTTCCATCGGATATTTCGACCGCCGTAAAACCGAGGGAGCGAATCAGCTTCATATAATCGGCAATCGTATTATGACGGATGGCAATTTCAAAAAAAGTTCCTCCTGGCATGATTTGTACGCCATTTTGTTTTGCTAGGGTCAATTTTTGGTTGAGTAATTCGAGGGGATACAGAGCGATGGTGCCAAAACCGAGTTTGTATAGATCGATATAGGGAGCAGCCAGCGCTAACAAGTCGGAATAAGCGGTAAGTCCAAGGCCTTTGTCAATGACCATGGTTAAGCCCTTCGCCCGGGGCTTCTCTCGGATTTGCCCGGACGGGTTTGCCCAGCTGTCAGGCAAAAACGATTGATCACACTCTACCATCGGCAAGTTCCTCATTTCTTCTAGGCGTATGGTTCAGTGTATGCCCAGTGGAGGAGAGGAGTGAGGGCAAAAGCCTATAGAGGTTATGCAAAAAGTGCTGAAATGATGTGGTACAGGCATAGAGTGAAAGGAGGGGAGGACGAGACGGTATGTTGGAAAAAGCAATTATGGGTATGGCGGCGCTTAGGGTCTTCTCAGGCAGTATCGAGATCATTGCAGCTTTGCTCATTTTGAAAGTGAACCAGGTCGAAAAAGCACTGCTCATTAATTCGGGTCTTGCGATTGTCGGGCCAATCATTTTGATCACCACTACGACAATCGGTTTATTGGGCATGTCGGATCGGGTTAGCTTTGCCAAAATTGCCTGGATTCTGGTGGGGATCTCCTGCATCTTGATTGGCGTCCGCAAGTAGTTAACCATTTCCTTCCATTGGTAAATGCAAGCACGATGGGGAACG is from Brevibacillus brevis and encodes:
- a CDS encoding DUF441 domain-containing protein translates to MMSGEVMLVILIVIGLIGRSPIIATAASILLVLKLTALERFFPTVERRGLELGLLFLTISVLVPFASEKISWKDVTPLFTTVVGLTALAGGAIATWMNGKGLDLLRSEPQMVVGLVIGSIIGIVFFRGIPVGPLMAAGITAFVLKLWEWFGSR
- a CDS encoding 2-phosphosulfolactate phosphatase, giving the protein MRIEVVPTVEEIRFEQISNHVVVVIDVLRASSTIVTALGNGFRSVIPVETIGQANSLRTGDCVLAGERHCKKIPEFDCNNSPTEIAALGKTGSQLILTTTNGTRAIQKAERASALLIGCFLNATACMRHALSYHLDITLYCAGTRSEFALEDGLAAGLMIAQAQQSLPSIQICDLGEVLKASYLYYAGKLSELLPHTTTGKRLVQHHLASDIRYCAQVDQYQIVPYIKEKRILPHLVS
- a CDS encoding phosphosulfolactate synthase, producing the protein MVECDQSFLPDSWANPSGQIREKPRAKGLTMVIDKGLGLTAYSDLLALAAPYIDLYKLGFGTIALYPLELLNQKLTLAKQNGVQIMPGGTFFEIAIRHNTIADYMKLIRSLGFTAVEISDGTFPLSFAQRQEAINYALDNDLVVYTEVGKKAADYRTCREELLETLSFDLHNGASHVIVEARESGTVGVCDGDGNIDDSFVLDIVAAAKEKASRLIWEAPQKDQQVCFIKAIGSDVNLGNIAYTDVFSVETLRRGLRGDTALLMDRGRFYPCE
- a CDS encoding YqhV family protein — translated: MLEKAIMGMAALRVFSGSIEIIAALLILKVNQVEKALLINSGLAIVGPIILITTTTIGLLGMSDRVSFAKIAWILVGISCILIGVRK